The DNA region agttatcctcctgcctcagactcctggatATCTCAACTACCggtatgtgtgccaccatgcccagatctCCATGGGGATTGTAAGCACCTACCTGGATAATATTCACATCCCAACTCCTTTCCAGACTGGCTCTAGAACTAAAAACTGGTAGTTGGCTGCCTTTGAGCCTCAATTTACTCATCTGATAAATGGGAATAGCTAGGCAAGTGATggttcaagcctttaatcccagcactccagaggcagagacaggtggatctctgtgagttcaagaccagcctgcactacatagagagttctaggccatccagggctacatagtaaatgtAAGCAAaactaaatcaatcaatcaatccaacaaacaaacaaacagaaggatgCAGCCCAAGGTCAACGTCTTCTGACTGTGTTAACTATATAGCCACCCCCAGCCCTGCAGCTAGGCCTCTGAGCCCATCCCAGGCTACCAAGGACAGCTGTGTGGACCATTCACAGCAAACCTCTGTGGCCGTTGTTGGAAACACTGCTTCTGTCCACAGGAGGTGCTCACAGCATCTGGCTATGGTCCTTGGGCAGAGTGGGATGAAACTGGAGAAGCTGGGGGTGTTCCCTGAGGCCTCCGATGACACAACAGGAATTCTCATGCCTGAGTTTGAACCTTCACCTGAGGAAGTCTGGGGCTCGCAGGATCATATTTTGGAAGTCCTCCAGGGACAGCCGCCCGTCTTGGTCTCCGTCTGCTTCATCCAGCACCTTCTCACAGACCAGGGTCACCTCCTCGGCACTCAGTTCCCCGCGAGTCAGCCTGGTCACCGTCTGCTCCAGGTCCCATGCACAGATGTAGTTGTCATTGTTGAAGTCTGCGAGGTTGACAGTAGTGGGGGACACCAGGCAGCAGAAGGACATGTCTGTCCCCCATGTTTGAAACTGTACTTGGATACCCTGAACTCATGCAGCagttattgagcacctactgatTACCCTACAGCCTTGCACCCTGGGCACTGAGAGCCACTGAACCAGTGTGACAactgtttattttacttattgcGTGCCAGGCACCGTGATGACTGATTTTCTCTTACTTAAGCATTTATGGAGTGCCTATTGCATGCCAAGCAATAgctttttcattcattcaatttATTGAGTTCTTACTGTGTGTCAGCCAGACACCATGAATTCATTTCAACAAGCATTTGTTGAATGCATTCTGGCTTACCAGCCTTTGGGATAACgcatttatccatccatcattcACAACTGACTGAGCATGCACAGTGTACCAGGCATATAACTGTTCTTCATTTATCCAtacattcagcaaatatttactggATACCTACTGTGTGGCATATGTGTTACTTTTTGGCATTCATTCCCTTAAGTATTTATTAAGTACATACTATGTACCAGGCATTGTGATAGCTGCTTCTTATTCATTCTTTGCCTCATCAAGTATTTATTGTATGCCAGACCCTgtggctgtgattttttttcattaactcCCCCTACACAAGCTGAAATAAGAAATAATGTAAAAGGTTGTTTTCACATTACAGAGCTGCCCGTATGCTCTGGATGACCTCCACAGCAGATGTGGCTGAGGTCATACACAGGAGCACAAGTGACTCAATCAGCAGATGAGCCATCGCCTGTGGGAGCTGTGAACTGTTGGGACCTGGAAGGGTTTTATTGGCtcatttactgagcacctaccGTGTGCTGGGAACTACGGCATCATTCTTCATTGACTCACCTGTGAGTAGTAAGGGCCTACCGGCCAGACTCTGAGAAAAATGCTGCTATTCCTTATGCTCTCACTCAGAAAATATTGAACATCTATATGTGCTCTGAACAGAGACAGATGGGGGCTCCCgggtggagcccctgcctagactCTCTCTGTGAGGGGCTGGGTGCATGGCTCAGGGGTGGAGCTCCACCTACAATACCCCATTGAGGCTGTAGATTCTAAGCAGAGGGCACAGAAGAAGCAAGGGTCCTGAGGCTGGAGGCATTTGATGAATTCAAGGAAGGATGAGCCTAATATGGGTGGAAGAGTATGCAGAGAGGTCTGGGATAGGGTGGAGGCCAAGGCTGTGTGGGTATTGGAGTCCCTGGGGAGACAAGCATTCCATAGTTTCCTCCTGGTTCCCACCCCAGGGCCCTGCACGCACCATAAATCTTAAAGGCATAGTAGGCCTTCAGGTCCCGTGGAGCCATCTCACTCATCACTGAGAACATATCCAAGAAGTTCTCTAAGGTCATGTGACCATCCCCATCTTGAGAGAAGACCTGCGCAATCCTCTGGCGGAAAGGGTTATCCTAGGAACAGGAAGGCAGATGAGTGTTCTGCCAGGCTCCTCCAGAGCCCGTAGACATCGCCCATGCCCCTCCCCAGAACCCGGGGGCCTGGGATAGGAAGTCAGGCAACCGTACTCTTCACATCTGTGCACCCCATTTCCAGTTCTACAAGATGCTTATGACCCAAGGAAGCCAATTAGAAGCAGACATTTATCTAGCGGCTGTAATGGACCTGGGAAGGGCATGTTATTCAAGCTAACCAATTAGATGCTTTCCGAGGCTGTAGGAGGCCTGTGTAAACCTTCCTCGGTCTTTTCTAATTTGGGGGAGTAGGGGGCTGGGGGAAAggaggggtgtatgtgtgtgggtgtgggtgggtgtgggtgtgtggggtgggggtgtgtttCCAGGGTTAGAAACAGAGCTACACACATGCTGAGCAAACACCACTCAGCTGTATCATCAGTATgtgtgtactctctctctctttgtttttaaatactttccTTGTTATTATTTGACAATTATATCCACatatattgtctttttaaaataaatttaggagccaggcagtggtggcacccgcctttagtcccaacacttgggaggcagaggcaggcagatttctgatttcgaggccagcctgatctacagagtgagttctaggatggccagggctacacagagaaactctgtctcgaaaaaccaaaaataaataaataaataaataaataaataaataaataaaataaaataaatttagggcctggagaaatggctcagtagataggagcactggctgctcttccagaggacctataTTCAGtttttagcacccacatggtggctcacaagcatctataaccCCAACATTTTCTTCTGGCCTATGCAGACACCAACCATGAGTacgatacacagacatacatgcaaacaaaacatccacacacatacaataatatatttttaaagaatagaaattaagggggctggagagatggctcagtggttaagagcactgactgctcttccaaaggtcctgagttcagttcctggaaaccacatggtggctcacaaccatctgtaatgggatctgatgccctcttccgatgtgtctgaacacagctacagtgtactcacatacataaaataaataaatcttaaaagaaaagaaaagaaaagaacctaggctgtggtggtgcacagctttaatcccagcacttaggaagcaaaggtaggtggatctcagtgagtctgaggccagccttgtctacagagccagttctaggacagccacggctacacagagaaaccctgtctctaaaaagcaaaaacaaaacaaagcacacgAGTCAAAGTAGCCTtgggaagtccctgaaactgacaatACTCACTAGCCCTGACTTCCCCAAGAGCATATATACTCTAAGGACTACTAAGAGATGCCCTTAGACAAGCTGGGCTGCTTAAAAGAGGCTCCAACCTGAAGAGGCTTAGATCAACTTAGTCACTTGGAAAGAACACACTCTAACCCAGTGAGCTCTCTGCAGGCtgtacagtgagctccaggtccccagctttgtgagctgtcacccatgctggggtgagcTTTGGTAATACACTTGTCTTAGATTCATTCTGCTCCAGTAAGgaacatgtggtggtttgaataagaatggtcctgataggctcatatatttgacttCTCAGTCATCAGGGAGAATCACTACTTGAAAAGGATTAAAGCTGTGgccttggaagaagtgtgtcatagGGGCCGGaggagctttgaggtttcagtaGCCAGGCCTAGGGTCTTTTTcttcctgcagatccagatgtagaactcttttccagcaccgtgtctgcctgtgtgATACCATGccccctgccatgatgatactaaacctctgaaactgtaagcaagcccccaattaaatcctttcctttatttaagtttctgtggtcatggtgacACTTCATAGCCAGTGACCAACACAGAACCCCAagaaaactcattggttcaccaagttgggcTTTGGTaatatctgtactttggtctgtcatctGGGGTTAGTACATGTTTATTCATGTTTCCCCAGGATAGGTGTCTCTCAGCACCTCTGAGTGAAACCacaagaggtgtcagatcccctggagctggagttgcaggcagttccCCCCATGTATACatatccccctccctccccattccacccatacacacatattgccttctttacacacacacatacacacacacacatcccatacatacacacacatcttcacacacacacacacacgcacacacacacacacacacacacacacatccccccacacacacacacacatccccaaaTACACCCCCATATTctctacacacattcacacacacccacatcccctcaaaacattcacacacacatattccccacacacatattccccacacattcacatacacacacacacacacacacaccacattcccCACACACAACATTCTCCCCCCTCCACATTccaaaacataaatacacatttcCCCTCCATCCCCACATACACATTCCCTCCACATTGtctctatacatacacacattctcccACATtccatactcatacacacacatcaccccacacacacattcccctACATTCCCCATTTCTTCCACACACATTCCTCCTTTAATGAGCATAATAAAAAATGCCTTTTAGACTTGTAAAGATAGCTTAGACAGGAACCCCACTACCCCCAAGGCTGCACCTGATAACCAGAATGCAGTGATATCACACACTCAAGATAACCAGACACAGTCCTAGAGCCCCATGATGCCCACTGCACAGCCTATAAGCAGAGACCAAGAGcaatgctctgctctgcacaTCTGGAGAGATGACACCTTGATCTACTCTGTGGCTGGAGAGTCTCCTCCAGGATCCTGGCCCTCGAATCAGAGACTTCTGTTAGAGTCTGGACCGGACAATCAGCTAAGACATGTTGTTGCATGAGTGAGCTGCCCTGGGGAGACAGGCTTAGGACCTTAGTAAGGAACTTAGATGTAAACCTTCTGTGATGTCCCTTGGCAGAGTAAAATacaacttttgtgtgtgtgggttcaagacagggtttcgatgggcagtggtggcacacgcctttgatcccagcacttgggaggcagaagcaggtgggtttctgagttcaaggccagcctggtctacagagtgaattccaggacagccaggactacacagagaaacccagtctcaaaaaacaaacaaacaaaaaacaaaacaaaacaaaagacagggtttctctgtgtagctctgactgccctggaatttgctctgtagaccaggctgacctcgaactcagatctgcctgcctctgcctctgtgtctttctgaTCTGCATAgcccagactagcttcaaacttacagagactTGCTTGCCTCTGCAAGAGGTTTGAATCCCACATGCCCCAGCCCGTGACTGTCATTTAACCTTgtccttcttgtgtgtgtgtctctcagagccccagttttcttttctgtaaaatgggggtACCCGTGACCACACAGGAATGCAATAGAGACATTTTCAGTCTGTTTTTGCTCTTTACCCACAGCCCAAATTACCTTCAGCTCTGGCATGCTGCCAATCAGCTCGTAGGGCACCTTCACCTTGGGACTGGTGGTATAGTCAAGAGGCACCAACTGAGGGGCCAGGTCCTGGTATCGATAGAACAGCCTGATGTGGGGAAAGACAAACTGGGAAAGGCTGGGAACCAAGAGGCAGAAGGGATTTGACCCTCTTCTTGTGCATTAACAGTACTCACTCCACAAGGATGGATGCTGGTCCCCAGAAGCCTCAGGCATGAGTCTAAACCTTGAGTGCACAGAGCCAGAAATCCATAcccctgtctctctttccacaGACAAGGCCAATGTAGAGGGGGGAAGTAGAAACCAGGTAAGAAGGAagagcttcctggaggagggaACATTGGTGTTGGGCTTAGAAGTAGGAGTAGGAGTTCACCAGGAAGATGGAGCTAGAAGAAAGAGGTGCTAATGGCTGATCATTTCACAgccagtgtttgagagacctgGGTATATAATCTATACCCTCCATCATTACCTCACAGGATCCTGCTTCTACTTATCCTCCACTCTAAGCCACCACCTCCTTTTGCTGTCTCTACactaggagggggaggggacaattCCTCCAGTGGGGCAGGGGTCAGACAAGCAACTCGTGTTCACATTCCTCAGGCTTCTGCCCAGGTGTTGGGATGTGGGACTTCTGCTGCTtctggttggatttttttttttaaagcaaacatacaaaacactgaccagcacacacacaacctttcCACACAAATTCCTCACCTGCTTCAAAGAGACCATCTTTGATACCTCTGATGTCCACAAGCTGCTAGGAACTAGCAGCTGAGAGGGACAAGGATGTCCCTGGGTTTTCTCATGACTACATACCCGAGAATAGCTGGTGAGGAAGCTCAGTTTTAAAGGCCCCCTCCCCTTGTCTGGGGTCCTGTGGGGGAATGCCATGAGTGtttatctttcctttaaaaatatttctacagttatgtatttatttgtgtgtatgcgtgtacatGCTACAGCACAGGtgtcaaggtcagaggacaacttgtgggaatggATTCTCTTCTACTATATgggtcctgggatttgaactctgatcctcaggcttggcagcaagcatctctgTTTGTTGAGCCATATGGAGGACCCACAGagtttgtctctctttgtgcCATCCAGTGAGTTCCTCTGTCCTCCCAGCCTTGGTTACTCTGTTTAACAATCTGGAAGCCTGGGCCAGTTAGAATGCCACTCATCAGGACTCTGTCCGTCTGCCCTGGGAACTGAAGTCCTCCTtgcccaagcctcagtttccctcccagTAATCTGATCGTGATGGCCAAAGTGACCTGCCAGTTGTCCTCACAGACAATGGGGCTGATGGGTGAGAGGTGTACCCATCAATAATGGATGCTTTGTGCCCACACAAGAGGGGCTTGGCCTgatgccccacagctgaaccGCAGCCGGCTTAGGTTTCACAGATAATGGCCCAACAGACAGAAGGGTGAGATCGGAGGTTCATCTGTGTCCATCCTCCTGGGCTCAAGCCAGGAACCTGCAATCACCCAGGGGCTGCCAATACTCAGACACCGTCTCCTTCATGCCACTCACAGCTCAGGGCTGGATCTCGGCTCCGCAGTGGACTCCCAAGCGCAAAGCTCCAGTGTGCAGAGCTCTCCAAGGCTCTAGCACCTTCTGTGGCTCCCTGCTACCCTTGGGTAAAAGGACAAGTTCCA from Mastomys coucha isolate ucsf_1 unplaced genomic scaffold, UCSF_Mcou_1 pScaffold22, whole genome shotgun sequence includes:
- the Cib3 gene encoding calcium and integrin-binding family member 3 isoform X2 yields the protein MGNKQTVFSHEQLEEYQDNPFRQRIAQVFSQDGDGHMTLENFLDMFSVMSEMAPRDLKAYYAFKIYDFNNDNYICAWDLEQTVTRLTRGELSAEEVTLVCEKVLDEADGDQDGRLSLEDFQNMILRAPDFLSTFHIRI
- the Cib3 gene encoding calcium and integrin-binding family member 3 isoform X1 — its product is MGNKQTVFSHEQLEEYQDCTFFTRKEIMRLFYRYQDLAPQLVPLDYTTSPKVKVPYELIGSMPELKDNPFRQRIAQVFSQDGDGHMTLENFLDMFSVMSEMAPRDLKAYYAFKIYDFNNDNYICAWDLEQTVTRLTRGELSAEEVTLVCEKVLDEADGDQDGRLSLEDFQNMILRAPDFLSTFHIRI